The Nonlabens spongiae genome contains a region encoding:
- a CDS encoding MutS-related protein, giving the protein MNDTLIQLYQKRAEEFTLEKNKLQQQLRVSSLIRLLVFLAGGAAVYFLWENWQLVVIAVVVTLAIFLFLVSRHSDLKRDRDFKQALIDIQNEEIKIGKRDFLHRDDGSRFLEDDHEYNRDIDLFGRGSIFQYLNRSVTREGIITLARKLNSNDIFEITKKQEAVKELTQLLDFRQEYSATATLLENKQSPSDIAVWLKKHRSFVPNIFSWLPWLFFTLNILLATAYFLDFVNGYIFSTGFFLGLAITGRYVKKITQFSNEISELELFFNQYSSLLRQIEQQEFSSELLKEQRDQILTDGKPASARLKELSAAIGRLDQRNNMLFGILANGFGLWDLKQVQTIESWLEENKTHLTQWLEVVAEIDAMNSLGNFAFNHPNYIFPKIETGDFHLKAEEAIHPLLDPQKAIGNTIDISSGEFFIITGANMAGKSTFLRTVSTQIVFANVGLPIYAKSASYAPTKLITSMRTSDSLTDDESYFFSELKRLKYIVDKIEQEAYFIVLDEILKGTNSQDKANGSRRLIEKLSRKRATGIIATHDLSLTEVANEYDQISNYFFDADITNDELTFDYKFKDGVATNMNASFLLRKMGIVDA; this is encoded by the coding sequence GTGAACGATACCCTTATCCAATTATATCAAAAGCGAGCAGAAGAATTCACGCTCGAAAAGAACAAGTTACAGCAACAGTTACGAGTATCCAGTCTTATAAGACTGCTGGTATTTCTTGCCGGTGGTGCTGCCGTATATTTTTTATGGGAAAACTGGCAACTGGTAGTAATAGCGGTGGTTGTAACGCTGGCGATCTTTCTTTTTTTGGTTTCTAGGCATAGTGATTTAAAACGCGATCGTGATTTTAAACAAGCTCTGATCGACATTCAAAATGAAGAAATTAAAATCGGGAAAAGAGATTTTCTGCACCGCGATGACGGCTCCAGGTTTCTTGAAGATGATCATGAATACAATCGGGATATTGATCTTTTCGGTAGAGGGTCGATTTTTCAATACCTTAATCGCAGCGTCACTCGTGAAGGGATAATTACGCTTGCGCGAAAGCTCAATAGCAACGACATCTTTGAAATTACAAAAAAGCAGGAAGCCGTCAAGGAGTTGACTCAATTGCTTGATTTCAGACAGGAATATTCTGCTACAGCAACATTGCTGGAAAACAAACAAAGTCCAAGTGATATTGCCGTCTGGTTGAAGAAACATCGCTCATTTGTTCCGAATATATTTTCTTGGTTGCCGTGGCTGTTTTTTACACTGAATATCCTTCTAGCTACTGCTTACTTTTTAGACTTTGTCAACGGCTATATTTTTTCAACAGGCTTTTTTCTAGGACTAGCGATTACAGGTCGTTATGTTAAAAAAATAACGCAATTCAGCAATGAAATTAGTGAGTTAGAACTGTTTTTCAATCAATACTCCAGTTTACTGCGGCAGATCGAGCAACAAGAATTTTCAAGTGAATTGCTTAAGGAGCAACGCGATCAAATTTTGACTGATGGCAAGCCGGCTTCTGCTCGATTGAAAGAGCTCTCGGCTGCTATCGGTAGGCTGGATCAGAGGAATAATATGCTGTTTGGAATTTTGGCAAATGGCTTCGGGTTGTGGGATTTGAAACAGGTACAAACCATAGAATCCTGGCTGGAAGAGAATAAGACACACCTTACACAATGGCTGGAAGTCGTCGCTGAAATCGATGCGATGAATTCCCTGGGCAATTTTGCCTTCAACCATCCCAATTACATTTTTCCAAAGATTGAAACAGGCGATTTTCACTTGAAAGCAGAGGAAGCCATCCACCCTTTACTTGATCCACAGAAGGCAATCGGTAACACAATTGATATTTCATCTGGCGAGTTTTTTATTATCACGGGTGCAAACATGGCTGGGAAAAGTACCTTCTTGCGAACGGTTTCCACACAAATCGTTTTTGCTAACGTGGGTTTACCTATTTATGCAAAATCAGCTTCCTACGCTCCTACAAAATTGATCACCAGCATGCGTACCAGCGATTCCCTGACGGATGATGAATCCTACTTCTTCAGCGAGCTGAAGAGATTGAAGTACATTGTCGATAAGATTGAGCAAGAAGCCTATTTCATAGTCCTCGATGAGATCCTTAAGGGAACCAATTCCCAGGATAAAGCAAACGGATCACGGCGATTGATAGAGAAGCTTTCGCGAAAGCGTGCCACAGGAATCATAGCTACACACGATTTGAGCCTTACAGAAGTAGCAAATGAGTACGATCAAATCTCCAATTACTTCTTTGATGCAGATATCACTAACGATGAGTTGACTTTTGACTACAAGTTTAAAGATGGCGTGGCGACAAACATGAATGCCAGTTTTCTATTGCGTAAAATGGGAATTGTAGATGCGTAA
- a CDS encoding TolC family protein → MKNYIIYGLAFLGLAFTPVRRSKHNSYYYLAFAKACLFILFLGISVGGKAQTTQTIESNAKKWTLRECVEYALDNNISIKQSELDLEAADADKLDALGGLLPTLNGSASVSENTGLSFNPVTNNAQTTTFLSVTGRVNVGYNVFDGLRNIRQVQRADIAKLASQYRLDKMKDDISLFVANNYLQILTNKANLKTLVAQNEVTLQQIDQTQELVDAGQLPQGDLLEIQAQDATEQQQIIAAENAVTISKVSLAQLLLLDDYASFDIVDSDFEIIDESFSEKPVNELINAAEENRSEVIIAEKNVELAEKDLQIARGAYYPTISAFFGYDTRYTDATSFDTRLADPDNPTTTREIGFVEGTGQSVLSEVPNTETVVVGADPFVEQLYLNDGIGYGFSLNVPIFNGFSVRSRVQRSKVNLERTRYQLEQAKLDLESNVYQAYVDAQGSKKAYEAAQKALESQELAYDYAEERYNVGLTNAFDFSQSKLRYNNAKISLNQAKFDYLFRLKVLELYFGVEPSELKL, encoded by the coding sequence ATGAAAAACTATATAATTTACGGATTAGCTTTTTTGGGTCTCGCTTTCACGCCTGTCCGCCGGAGCAAGCACAACAGCTATTACTATCTCGCTTTCGCGAAAGCGTGCCTATTCATACTATTTTTAGGAATTAGCGTAGGAGGAAAAGCGCAAACCACACAAACCATTGAAAGCAACGCCAAGAAGTGGACGTTGAGAGAATGTGTAGAATATGCTCTTGACAACAATATCTCAATCAAGCAAAGTGAACTGGATCTAGAAGCTGCAGATGCTGACAAACTTGATGCGTTAGGAGGTTTATTGCCTACTCTTAACGGTAGCGCGAGTGTTTCAGAAAATACTGGTTTGAGTTTCAACCCGGTTACTAACAATGCTCAAACTACCACATTTTTATCGGTAACTGGTAGGGTTAATGTAGGTTATAATGTTTTTGATGGTTTAAGAAATATCAGACAAGTGCAAAGGGCTGACATCGCTAAGCTTGCGAGTCAGTACCGCCTTGATAAAATGAAGGATGACATTTCTTTGTTTGTGGCAAATAATTATCTCCAGATACTTACTAACAAGGCTAATCTTAAAACCCTCGTAGCTCAAAATGAGGTAACTCTTCAACAAATAGATCAAACGCAAGAATTAGTTGATGCTGGGCAGTTGCCTCAGGGTGATTTACTGGAAATCCAAGCTCAAGATGCCACGGAACAGCAGCAGATCATTGCCGCAGAAAATGCTGTGACTATAAGTAAAGTAAGCCTGGCCCAGCTTCTATTACTGGATGACTATGCAAGTTTTGACATAGTGGATAGCGATTTTGAAATCATCGACGAGAGTTTTTCAGAAAAACCAGTGAATGAATTAATTAATGCAGCCGAAGAAAATCGCTCTGAAGTCATCATCGCCGAAAAAAATGTCGAGCTCGCAGAAAAAGATCTTCAAATTGCCAGAGGAGCTTATTACCCTACAATTAGCGCATTCTTTGGATATGATACGAGATATACAGACGCCACCTCTTTTGATACACGCCTGGCTGATCCTGATAATCCTACCACTACACGTGAGATAGGATTCGTAGAAGGTACAGGCCAGAGCGTTTTAAGTGAAGTTCCTAACACTGAAACTGTAGTAGTAGGTGCAGATCCATTTGTAGAACAATTGTATCTCAACGATGGTATAGGATATGGCTTTTCTCTCAATGTACCTATTTTTAATGGTTTTAGTGTACGCAGTCGAGTGCAACGCAGTAAAGTAAATCTAGAACGTACCAGATACCAGCTGGAGCAAGCAAAGTTAGATCTGGAAAGCAATGTGTATCAAGCTTATGTTGACGCTCAAGGTTCAAAAAAGGCATATGAGGCAGCACAAAAAGCACTGGAATCTCAAGAATTAGCATATGATTATGCTGAGGAGCGCTATAATGTAGGCCTTACTAATGCGTTTGACTTCAGTCAGAGTAAACTCCGTTACAACAACGCAAAAATCAGCTTGAACCAGGCTAAGTTTGACTACTTATTTAGACTTAAAGTTTTGGAACTTTATTTTGGGGTAGAACCAAGTGAATTGAAATTATAA
- a CDS encoding ABC transporter ATP-binding protein → MIEIKNLHKSYKTGNNSLHVLKGIDFSVKEGELVSIMGSSGSGKSTLLNILGMLDEADEGSYVLDNVPIKNLNEKIAAKYRNKFLGFIFQSFNLISYKTAIDNVALPLYYQGVSRKERDEKSLHYLEKVGLADWADHLPNQLSGGQKQRVAIARALASDPKVLLADEPTGALDTKTSYEVMDLIQGINDEGRTILIVTHEPDIAEMTKRIVNLKDGRIIDDTLVNQIKAAAHV, encoded by the coding sequence ATGATTGAAATAAAAAACCTGCACAAATCCTATAAAACAGGGAACAATTCATTGCACGTACTTAAAGGGATCGACTTCTCTGTTAAGGAAGGTGAGCTGGTTTCCATCATGGGTTCATCTGGATCAGGAAAATCCACATTATTAAATATTTTAGGAATGCTTGATGAAGCAGATGAAGGTAGCTACGTACTCGATAATGTCCCTATCAAAAATCTGAATGAGAAAATTGCCGCAAAATACCGCAATAAATTTTTGGGGTTCATTTTCCAATCTTTCAACCTGATCAGTTACAAAACTGCAATTGATAACGTTGCCCTACCTCTGTACTATCAGGGCGTAAGTCGTAAAGAGCGTGATGAGAAATCCCTACACTATCTTGAAAAAGTAGGACTGGCAGACTGGGCAGACCATTTACCCAATCAACTTTCTGGTGGACAGAAACAACGTGTTGCCATCGCGCGAGCACTTGCTAGTGACCCAAAAGTCCTTCTTGCCGATGAGCCTACCGGAGCTCTAGATACCAAAACATCTTATGAAGTCATGGACTTGATTCAGGGTATTAACGATGAAGGGCGCACCATTCTAATCGTGACACATGAGCCTGACATTGCAGAAATGACCAAGCGCATCGTAAACCTAAAAGATGGTCGAATTATCGATGACACTTTAGTCAATCAGATCAAAGCTGCCGCTCATGTTTAA
- a CDS encoding ABC transporter permease gives MFGRDRWNEILEALNSNKLRTILTAFGVFWGIFILVILLALTNGLRNGVSADFGDRATNTMFMWGQSTSMAYKGMNKGRRVQFKLADVKALKNEIPDLRIVSPRLQLGGFRGANNVTRGDKTGAFQVNGDYPEFKQQQPMDILKGRWINYSDIDKVMKTAVIGTGVEKGLFDIGEDPIGQYISIQGVNFKVVGVFDNPNSQGDSEEEANNIFVPFTTFGKAFNSGDNVGWMAITAHDHVSMTDLKSQVLSIMREQRGVHPDDQRAIGNFDLAEQFAKFTGLFDILGFVGFFVGGLVLLSGGIGISNIMLIVVKERTNEIGVRRALGATPWNIKAQILQESIVLTLISGLAGIAFAAGMIWIMNYLLAQAGDVDNFANPTVNINVVFIALCILILAGLLAGFIPSSRATKMKPVDALRTE, from the coding sequence ATGTTTGGTAGAGATCGATGGAACGAGATACTAGAGGCGCTCAATTCAAATAAATTGAGAACCATACTTACGGCGTTTGGGGTTTTCTGGGGAATATTTATCCTTGTGATTCTACTCGCCTTAACTAATGGGTTGAGGAATGGTGTTTCTGCAGACTTTGGTGATCGCGCCACAAATACTATGTTTATGTGGGGACAAAGTACCTCTATGGCTTATAAAGGGATGAACAAAGGTCGCCGTGTTCAATTCAAGCTCGCCGATGTAAAAGCGTTAAAAAACGAGATTCCCGATCTTAGAATTGTTTCACCACGCTTACAATTAGGTGGCTTCCGTGGAGCAAATAATGTCACCAGAGGTGACAAGACAGGAGCTTTTCAGGTGAATGGAGATTATCCAGAGTTTAAACAACAGCAGCCCATGGATATTCTCAAAGGCCGCTGGATTAATTACTCTGATATTGACAAGGTCATGAAGACCGCTGTAATAGGCACTGGAGTTGAAAAAGGCTTATTTGATATAGGTGAAGACCCTATAGGCCAGTACATCAGTATTCAAGGAGTGAATTTCAAGGTGGTGGGCGTTTTTGATAACCCAAACAGTCAGGGAGACAGCGAGGAAGAAGCTAACAATATCTTTGTGCCATTCACCACTTTTGGAAAAGCGTTTAATTCTGGGGACAACGTGGGGTGGATGGCGATAACTGCTCATGACCACGTAAGTATGACAGATTTGAAATCGCAAGTACTTTCTATAATGCGTGAACAGCGTGGTGTCCATCCTGATGACCAGAGAGCTATAGGAAACTTTGACCTTGCAGAACAATTTGCAAAATTCACCGGATTGTTTGACATTTTAGGTTTTGTGGGATTCTTCGTGGGTGGTTTGGTCTTGCTTTCTGGCGGTATTGGGATTAGTAATATTATGCTCATTGTTGTAAAGGAAAGAACTAACGAGATAGGTGTAAGAAGAGCTCTTGGGGCAACTCCTTGGAATATTAAAGCTCAGATATTGCAAGAATCTATCGTATTGACACTCATCTCTGGACTAGCTGGGATCGCATTTGCCGCTGGAATGATTTGGATCATGAATTACTTACTAGCTCAAGCAGGAGACGTGGACAACTTTGCAAACCCCACGGTTAACATTAACGTGGTTTTTATTGCTTTATGCATATTGATTTTAGCTGGATTACTGGCCGGCTTTATCCCCTCTTCTCGTGCAACTAAAATGAAACCAGTAGACGCTTTAAGAACTGAATAA
- a CDS encoding efflux RND transporter periplasmic adaptor subunit, translated as MKRTGTIITLLIIFTAAAVGIWYIYSKDLEDPEVYQTETASEQTIIKETVATGNIVPKEEINIKPNISGVIDKIHVEAGEFVEAGDLIAEIKVVPNINSLTSAKNSIAAQQTSVETARLAMENQKAIYDRQKTLFDKGVISANDFDLAQNNYNNAVQRYKQEQVALRGNQQNFDIIKTGTTSGLSEYANTNVRATVSGMVLDVPVKEGNQVIEANNFNEGTSIATIADVTKMIFEGKVDESEVGKIKEGLPLEITVGAYDNRKYEAILDYIAPKGVAENGAIQFSIKGTLKEIEKDSAFVRAGLSANASIILDKADSVLSVKEGLIQYDPETKQPYVEIAIGDQTFERRDVTLGLSDGIYVEIKDGISKEDKLKIWNPLKAPQGRGGYGG; from the coding sequence ATGAAACGTACAGGAACCATCATCACGTTGTTGATCATTTTTACGGCCGCAGCCGTAGGAATCTGGTATATATATTCTAAAGATCTAGAAGATCCAGAAGTATATCAAACTGAAACCGCTAGCGAGCAAACCATCATTAAGGAAACGGTCGCAACCGGTAACATAGTACCCAAAGAAGAAATTAACATCAAGCCCAATATCTCAGGAGTTATTGATAAAATTCACGTGGAGGCAGGTGAATTTGTTGAGGCAGGAGATCTAATTGCAGAAATCAAGGTTGTTCCTAATATCAACTCTTTGACGAGCGCTAAGAACAGCATTGCGGCGCAGCAAACATCTGTGGAAACGGCGCGCCTTGCCATGGAAAATCAAAAAGCGATTTATGACCGTCAGAAAACGCTTTTTGACAAAGGAGTGATTTCTGCAAACGATTTTGATCTTGCCCAAAATAATTACAATAATGCCGTACAGCGGTATAAGCAAGAACAAGTCGCTCTGAGGGGGAACCAACAGAATTTTGATATTATAAAGACCGGTACCACCTCTGGTTTAAGCGAGTATGCAAACACAAATGTTCGTGCCACCGTTTCTGGAATGGTTCTGGACGTACCGGTAAAAGAAGGTAATCAGGTCATTGAAGCAAATAACTTTAATGAAGGTACTTCTATCGCAACCATTGCAGATGTTACCAAAATGATTTTTGAGGGTAAGGTAGACGAGAGTGAGGTAGGTAAGATCAAAGAAGGTCTCCCGCTTGAAATTACCGTAGGCGCTTACGATAACCGCAAGTATGAAGCAATTCTAGATTACATCGCACCTAAAGGTGTTGCAGAAAATGGTGCCATTCAGTTTTCTATAAAAGGAACGCTTAAAGAGATAGAAAAAGACAGCGCTTTTGTAAGAGCTGGTTTGAGTGCAAACGCAAGCATCATTCTCGATAAGGCAGACAGTGTACTTTCTGTTAAAGAAGGGCTTATACAGTACGATCCTGAAACTAAACAACCCTATGTAGAAATTGCAATTGGCGACCAGACCTTTGAGCGCCGCGATGTAACTTTAGGATTGAGCGATGGTATTTACGTAGAAATCAAGGATGGGATTTCTAAGGAGGATAAGCTCAAAATCTGGAATCCACTTAAGGCTCCACAGGGCCGTGGTGGATATGGTGGCTAA
- a CDS encoding ABC transporter permease yields the protein MFNLERWQEIFETIRKNKLRTFLTSLSVASGIFILVILLGVSTGIETGVRTEFEQDATNRIQVSVRSTTKEYKGLNPGRRLQLRNSDYENLNAKYAEQIEYKTPLYNIWSGQVNYKNQQGNYRIEGASPDQQWIENATMTSGRYLNQSDIDNSRKVAVIGYQMKEDLFKDEDAIGKTIILNNTVNFTVVGVYTDPGGTREETRLFIPITTAQKVFNAGENLNRIAYTIKMADTFDETVALSAAMREAIEQDLRTRFQVAPDDRVAIGVYDTLEEAEKVFGLIATIRSVFWFIGIGTIIAGVVGVGNIMLIVVKERTKEIGIRKALGALPSEIIWMVLHESIFITSIAGLIGLFLGVGLLEIVSPLVETDFIKYPKVDFNTAITTVIILVVAGALAGFFPARRAAHIKPIEALRDE from the coding sequence ATGTTTAATCTAGAGCGCTGGCAAGAAATATTTGAGACCATACGCAAGAATAAATTGCGTACTTTTTTAACCAGCCTCTCAGTAGCCTCAGGGATATTCATTCTTGTAATCCTACTTGGGGTTTCTACAGGTATTGAAACGGGTGTACGCACCGAGTTTGAGCAAGATGCTACCAACAGAATTCAGGTAAGTGTACGCAGTACTACAAAAGAATATAAGGGACTTAATCCAGGCAGGAGACTACAGTTGCGCAATTCAGACTATGAAAATCTAAATGCTAAATATGCGGAACAAATCGAGTACAAAACTCCGCTTTACAACATCTGGTCTGGACAGGTTAATTATAAAAACCAACAAGGGAACTATCGCATAGAAGGAGCATCTCCAGATCAGCAATGGATTGAAAATGCTACCATGACCAGTGGCCGCTACCTAAATCAAAGCGACATAGATAATTCTAGAAAAGTAGCCGTGATAGGTTACCAGATGAAAGAAGATCTTTTTAAAGATGAAGACGCTATAGGAAAAACTATCATCCTTAACAACACTGTAAACTTTACGGTAGTAGGTGTTTACACAGATCCTGGAGGAACTAGAGAGGAAACAAGACTTTTTATACCCATTACTACCGCACAAAAAGTTTTCAACGCCGGAGAAAATCTCAATAGAATTGCATACACCATTAAAATGGCAGACACCTTTGACGAGACAGTCGCGCTAAGCGCTGCAATGCGAGAAGCTATTGAACAAGATTTGAGAACGCGTTTTCAAGTTGCTCCTGACGATCGTGTTGCCATAGGGGTTTATGACACTCTAGAAGAAGCAGAAAAGGTATTTGGATTGATCGCTACGATACGATCGGTTTTCTGGTTTATAGGAATTGGTACTATCATAGCTGGTGTAGTGGGCGTGGGTAACATCATGCTTATTGTAGTTAAAGAACGGACTAAGGAAATAGGAATAAGAAAAGCGCTAGGTGCATTGCCCAGTGAAATCATCTGGATGGTGTTGCATGAATCTATTTTCATAACAAGTATTGCCGGTCTTATAGGTCTGTTCCTGGGAGTCGGTTTATTAGAAATCGTATCTCCACTTGTGGAGACTGATTTTATCAAGTATCCTAAGGTAGATTTCAATACGGCAATCACCACTGTAATCATACTGGTTGTAGCTGGTGCACTAGCTGGATTCTTCCCGGCTCGTAGAGCCGCTCACATTAAACCCATAGAAGCTTTAAGAGACGAATAA
- a CDS encoding efflux RND transporter periplasmic adaptor subunit encodes MKKTVIILAIIAVLAVAAYFVFSSGNKEDGTLVEVMPVETMNVTETVSATGKIKPEVEVSISPEVPGEIIELPIKEGQKVEKGDILARINPDLLQSSVSRSRAGLANAQAGYQQARASLAEAKANYQRSTKLFEKGVISQADYDTATANYERAQAAERSAYYSVQSAGATVNESTDNLGRTTIYAPMTGIISLLAVELGERVVGTQQMAGTELLRVADLSRMEVEVDVNENDIVKIEVGDEAIVEVDAYLKKQFRGQVTEIANTASGQLTADQVTNFKVKVRILPESYQDLLEGKGENYSPFKPGMTATVDIITEVAENAIAVPISSIVVKNDTTEKKRRKDISINAEKFECVYLAKDGKADLQVVTTGIQDDKNIVVLSGLEKGDQVITGPYRTVTNILKSGKKVRSKKDRSSRDVETDQEEVSEED; translated from the coding sequence ATGAAAAAAACGGTAATCATTCTAGCAATTATAGCAGTGCTTGCAGTAGCTGCCTATTTTGTATTCTCCTCAGGGAATAAAGAAGATGGGACGCTGGTGGAAGTAATGCCGGTAGAAACAATGAATGTAACCGAAACGGTAAGTGCGACCGGTAAAATTAAACCTGAAGTTGAGGTAAGCATCTCTCCTGAGGTTCCAGGTGAGATCATTGAATTACCTATCAAAGAAGGTCAAAAAGTGGAAAAGGGTGATATTCTCGCCCGTATCAATCCTGATTTATTACAATCCAGCGTGAGCAGGTCTCGGGCAGGATTGGCAAACGCACAAGCTGGCTACCAGCAGGCACGCGCTTCTCTTGCCGAAGCAAAAGCTAATTACCAGCGCAGCACCAAACTTTTTGAAAAAGGTGTTATTTCGCAAGCAGATTATGACACGGCTACCGCAAACTACGAGCGCGCTCAAGCCGCTGAACGTTCTGCTTACTATTCTGTACAAAGCGCTGGGGCAACGGTAAATGAATCTACTGATAATTTGGGCCGTACCACAATATACGCTCCCATGACTGGAATCATTTCCCTTCTAGCGGTAGAATTAGGTGAACGCGTTGTAGGAACCCAGCAAATGGCAGGAACTGAATTGCTCAGAGTAGCAGATCTTTCTCGCATGGAGGTGGAAGTAGATGTCAATGAAAATGATATTGTAAAGATAGAGGTAGGTGACGAGGCCATTGTAGAAGTAGATGCCTACTTGAAAAAACAATTCAGAGGCCAGGTTACTGAAATCGCAAACACCGCTAGTGGACAACTGACGGCTGACCAAGTAACAAACTTCAAAGTAAAGGTGCGCATTTTACCAGAAAGCTATCAAGACCTGCTTGAAGGTAAAGGTGAAAATTACAGCCCATTCAAGCCAGGTATGACCGCAACCGTGGACATCATCACAGAAGTAGCTGAAAATGCTATTGCAGTGCCCATCAGCTCTATTGTGGTAAAAAATGATACGACTGAGAAGAAACGCAGAAAAGATATCAGCATAAACGCAGAGAAGTTTGAATGTGTCTATCTCGCAAAAGATGGAAAAGCTGATTTACAAGTGGTCACTACAGGTATTCAAGATGATAAAAACATCGTAGTACTTTCAGGACTTGAGAAAGGTGATCAAGTCATCACTGGACCATATCGTACTGTTACAAACATCCTAAAATCTGGGAAGAAAGTACGCAGCAAAAAAGATCGCTCCTCACGCGATGTAGAAACTGATCAAGAAGAGGTATCAGAAGAAGATTAA
- the tsaB gene encoding tRNA (adenosine(37)-N6)-threonylcarbamoyltransferase complex dimerization subunit type 1 TsaB, protein MHILCIETTSTNCSVALAGESGNFSNSLGISNCIDLIEDQSDNYSHGERLHVFIEQILNRNEIQTKDLSAIAVSAGPGSYTGLRIGVSAAKGLCYALDIPLISIDTLTALSFQNNSDIEKCITFLDARRMEVYARVFQNNLPQTEVEAVVLDQNSFSEYFNEPTVILGTGVSKFEDIIENQNVRIQTSRPTALTMCDLAVEKFRNQEFEKDVAYFEPFYLKEFKAG, encoded by the coding sequence ATGCACATTCTTTGTATAGAAACTACATCTACTAACTGTAGTGTTGCGCTCGCTGGCGAAAGCGGGAACTTTTCAAACTCCCTCGGTATTTCTAATTGCATCGATCTCATAGAAGATCAGAGTGACAATTACTCTCACGGTGAAAGGCTGCATGTTTTCATAGAGCAGATTTTAAACCGCAATGAAATTCAGACTAAAGATTTGAGTGCTATAGCTGTGAGCGCTGGACCTGGCTCCTATACTGGATTGCGCATAGGCGTTTCAGCGGCAAAAGGTTTGTGCTACGCCCTAGACATACCATTAATCTCGATTGATACACTCACCGCCCTCTCTTTTCAGAACAATTCTGATATTGAAAAATGCATCACTTTTCTTGATGCCAGGCGTATGGAAGTATATGCGCGAGTATTTCAAAATAACCTACCGCAGACTGAAGTTGAGGCTGTTGTTTTAGATCAAAATAGTTTTTCAGAGTATTTTAACGAGCCAACGGTTATTCTAGGAACAGGAGTTTCCAAGTTTGAAGATATCATCGAAAATCAGAATGTACGTATTCAAACCTCTCGCCCTACAGCTTTAACCATGTGTGACCTTGCAGTGGAAAAATTCCGTAATCAAGAGTTTGAGAAAGATGTTGCCTACTTTGAACCCTTCTACCTGAAAGAGTTCAAAGCTGGTTGA
- a CDS encoding ABC transporter ATP-binding protein, with protein sequence MLQVRDISYSVATKTGDKRIELLKNISIDLDQGHSLAIMGESGCGKTTLLKFIYGLLPYDRQEVMWNGEPLKGAEDTLIAGHEMMKYVPQEFELMPYTTVFENVGEHLSIQTDDRESRIHELLNVVDLAAYGSRKVKNLSGGQKQRVAIAKALAQEPKLWLLDEPFSHIDNFRKNDLRRRLFEYLEAHQISCIIATHDKDDVLSFTDETLILRSGKIEDYRSTHKVYSDPKNVYCASLFDEVTELDGSLFGKKETLILYPHQLVEVEKGGIEVEVEKSFWTGRDYLIAADYKEKRVYLKSVEKFELGKNIRIDLNS encoded by the coding sequence ATGCTGCAAGTAAGAGATATTTCATATAGCGTTGCTACCAAAACTGGTGATAAACGCATCGAGCTGCTCAAGAATATTTCCATAGACTTAGACCAAGGTCATTCTCTCGCTATCATGGGAGAAAGCGGTTGTGGAAAAACGACCTTGCTTAAATTCATCTATGGTTTATTGCCGTATGATAGGCAAGAAGTGATGTGGAACGGTGAGCCATTGAAAGGAGCTGAGGACACGCTCATCGCAGGTCATGAGATGATGAAATATGTGCCACAGGAATTTGAATTAATGCCCTATACCACTGTATTTGAAAACGTAGGTGAACACCTGTCCATTCAAACAGATGATCGTGAATCTCGGATTCATGAATTGCTGAATGTCGTGGATCTTGCAGCTTACGGTTCTCGTAAAGTTAAGAACCTATCAGGAGGTCAGAAACAGCGAGTCGCCATCGCAAAGGCTTTAGCTCAAGAGCCCAAATTGTGGCTGCTGGATGAGCCTTTCTCGCATATAGACAATTTTAGAAAGAATGATTTGAGACGTAGACTGTTTGAATATCTTGAAGCGCATCAGATAAGTTGCATCATCGCCACTCACGATAAAGATGATGTGCTTTCTTTTACAGATGAGACATTGATCCTGCGCTCAGGAAAAATAGAAGACTACCGCTCAACTCATAAGGTGTATTCTGATCCAAAAAACGTGTATTGTGCATCCCTTTTTGATGAGGTCACAGAGTTGGACGGATCACTTTTTGGAAAAAAGGAGACACTGATTTTGTATCCACATCAACTGGTTGAAGTTGAAAAAGGCGGGATAGAAGTCGAGGTTGAGAAAAGTTTCTGGACTGGTAGAGACTATTTGATAGCAGCTGATTATAAAGAAAAAAGAGTTTATCTAAAAAGTGTCGAAAAATTTGAATTAGGTAAGAATATCAGGATTGACCTTAATTCCTAA